Below is a genomic region from Cygnus atratus isolate AKBS03 ecotype Queensland, Australia chromosome 19, CAtr_DNAZoo_HiC_assembly, whole genome shotgun sequence.
TGCTCCTAGAGGTAGAGGAGTCCTTAGCTACCCTCTGTCTAGCACAAGAGGCACAAATAGCCCCCGAGAGACGCTTAAGCCCCTTCTGAAAGACACTGTTGGAGAGACTGTAAATGACACAGTTGCAGAAACTGTTGCTAATGGCAAGCCAAGTGGTCAAGAAGGACGCAACGCGGTTACTATAGACATTGGAGCTCTCCAGCAGAAAATAGATGATGTAGGGCAGCCAGAGGATGTAGAAGACACTGGTGATACGGAAAAGAACCATGGCGTAGCGCTTgtctgggcagggctgggcctCCCCAGTCTCCCCGTCCTGAGAGCTGAAGCGCACTCGCCTCTCGTTGATCTCCTTGGTGTGCTGCTGGCAGATGCGGAAGATGTTGAAGTACGTGAAGCAGACGGTGAAAGCAGCCGGGGCGTAGAGCATCACCACGATGAAGAGAGTGAAATAAGGATCGGTGTTCCAGGAATTGGCACACCACTGAAACACATCCCCGTGATATCCAGGCTTTCCCCAGTGGAAGGAGGGTAAGAAGACGAGGCAGGAGTACAGCCAGATTATCAGGATGCAGATCCGCAGTCTCCACGGAGTAACCAGCGTGTTGTAGGTCAGCGGCTTTGTGATGGCGATGTATCTGTCAATACTAATGCATGCCAAAGAGGCCATGGAGACGCTCTTCAGCACCGACACAACGTAACCGAAGATTTGGCAAACCAAGGACTCACTTAAAACAATGGGATAgtgcagcagagacaaagaaggcaCCAGACAGCTCACGCCCACCAGGAGGTCAGCATACGCCATGGTCTGTATGAAGTAACTGGTGGTGTGGTGGTTCAGCAGCGGTGCACAGTGAAAGACAAATATCACAATGATGTTGCCCGAAATAATCAGCACCATGAGGAACACGATAACGACCACTTCCAGGAGGCAAAAATTGATGGTCTCCAGATAGCTAATGGCCAGGAGGCAGAAGGGCCGGCCACTCTGGTTGCCAACCAAGGAGGAGTTCATCTTGAGCACTGCAGTGGTCTCCTCACTTcatgctcctgcctgctgcctgcagccactccagGCAGCCGCTGTCATTGCGGCTGGTGCCGTGTGTGCAGCAATGTCAAAACCGGAGCTCCAGTCCCCGGGGCTGCTCCAGATGCCGCCGCGCATTGTCTGCAGCACAATCCCCCTCGGAAGCCGGCTCCCCGCCGCTGCCGGCGCACCGGGACCTGGCGGCGGGCATGGCAGCAACTTCGTGCAGCCGCACCGGGGGGGTTCTGCCggccccggggtggggggggggggctgcggggccggggggtaGCAGGAGGGACGTTCCCCGGGCCCGGGCGGGACTCCTCCCGCAGCTGacagaagagaaggggaaagcGTTTTACAGCAGCATCCCCGCCCtgctcccccggcccccccccggggcgctccccgccgcccgccccagcccccccccggtgcccccggtgCTCCCGTTCCCGGGAtgcgcggcggggcgggggtcCCGGCCCCTCTCCCTCCTGGCTCCATCTTGCCCGCCGCTTTGTtcccggctccccccgccgccgcccgccgccccggcccccccccccccaacaccgctcccccccccctccgccgccgccccccgcccctcaCCTGCCGCCGCCACCCagccccggcgcggccccggccgaGCGCGGCGGCGGAGCTCGGGCCCGGCACTGCGGAGccgggagggaggggaggggacgggagggagggagaggaggggaggggagggcggcAGGAAGGGGAGGGCGGCGGCCAGGAGCGCGCCGAGGGCGCGGCGCCGCCGGCGGGGacccggcagcccccccccgggaaccccccggccccccccccgcacgGAGCAGCCTCGCCCTGCGCGCCCCCGCGGCTGCGAGACGGGCGGACGGgtggatggacagacagacggcTGGATGGACGGACGGATGGATTGATGaatggacggacggacggacggacggacgggcACCTGCCCTGCTCCGCGCGCCCCCCTCGCTGCGTGCCGGGTGCGAGCAGCCCGAGCCCGGGCGTGAAACGAGCGCCCAGGGCTCCGTTGAGGCTCTTCCCCGGGGAACAAACGCTCATTCGGGGGGAGAAAGGAAACCCACCCTGGGTCTTCCTGCCTGCCGCGGTCCGCGTTGCTCAGGAGACACCTGAATGCGAGGACACGAGAGCCCGGCGGTGCGTCTCACCAGCTCGGGTGGGCTCCTGCACCCTCACAGCCACACGCCCGGCTGTCCGACCGCTGGCGGTGCCCGAGAAAACCCAAACCGACCGCTGACGGTGCCCAAAGCAGCTACACAAACTGGAAAACCTGAGGGCATTCCCGTGGGCAAGCGTGCAAGGGATTCACAACAGCACTTAGACGTGAATTCGCACCACAGACTAACGCGTCACGCACGTGTAAGCAGAGAAACCTCTTCTGCGCACGCAGGCATAGGTGTCACAACAGGATACGGGCACCTTGTCTGCAAAACCAGAGGAAAACACCCAAGAGCCTTCTGCTCGCTCAGCGTGCTGGAAAACACATCCCCGTAAGATGCCGAAGCTCACTTTGCAACACCGGACCGACCGCGCCACAGCCACGATGCGGGCAGGCCGTCCCTACGGGAACTGGGCTTTGAACCCATCAGCCAGTAAGGCACCGGAACGAGGCTCTTCAACAACTGAAGTCCTTTCACCAAAAACGCAAGCACGCAGCTGTTGTGTGCCAGTACAAGTCCACACGCCAAATTCCATCGGTACCAACAAGCCCAAGGTTTTGGTTAACGCAAGCCAAGTGTTTGTTGCACTGTGGGATTTCTAACGGGAAAGGAATTAGCCAAAGGGATGAGTCTCAGGGCAATCACACTGCTGCGCTTGGGATTTCAGTTGACCTGTAGGCAGAAAAACCATTCTACAATGTATTTGTACTGGTCAAAAACATTGGTTGGACAACACCATGACTTGGCAAATCTACAGGCAGTCTCCTGCAAAACTCTGAAAACCAAGATCTCACTTTTGCACCTTATTCCACCCCCCAACCCCCAAAGATCACTTCACTGTTGTCCTTCATTTCTCTTATAATTTATGGCATTTCTACTCATGGAAAGTTAAGTACTAGAACTGTAGCTAGGAAACATAAACTTTGAATTAAATTTAGGCAACTGTATTGTGGTTGTACAAAAAACAAGCTCTGATTGAATTACTGCTGGAGAAATGATCTCCTATCTTTCCAAAGCAGGGAATGATTTACATACCAATTGATTCACATAGTATTTCTGGATCCTTAGGCATGAATAGGCACATTATAAACATCCTTAGTAAAACAGCACACATTGAACCTTAAATATATCTCAGATATAAAAGTAAGGTGGTATTGGAAATCCTGAGACTGCCCAAAACAGCGTCTGCTTGctcaaatttcaaaacaaaagatgtCCCACCAAATCAAAAAgtcttcactgttttatttttattactattttattaagTCCAAGCTTAACTCCTTTATAGCTGACAGGTATTTCTATGTCAgagttttttccctttaattgaCAGCCTGTTGGTTCTTCAACAgtgacagctctgcccagagTCCAAGCCAACTGCTCCATGATGTTACAACGAGAGCTCCTGGGAGACCTACTGCTTCTAAAAGATAATTAAACTTTTATCACCACGTGATCAAAACTAATCAAAGGGAGCTACAAGTTCAGGCACACCAACACCAAGACTGTCATACTTCTATTAAGCCGCGATTCACAGATGTACATTAAGTTTAATTTCGACGGATCGCACACAGTTGTGGCTCTCTGTACTCCTGAAAACTCAATGGATACTTCTGAATTTAAATGAACACGTGGAAACCTGACTGTGATACAcgtggaaaataaatgttagtcACCCACAGCTAAAGTACTGTTATATTTTATGCCACTGATAAAACAACAAATTCAGTCAAATAATGATAGTGACACATCAAcctatttcttccttaaaaattcGTATCATTTGCTCCAAGACTCAGGGTGCGTTTGGTAGAACTTCCATGTACTATAATCCTCTGCTCATGGAGACAAAATAGGGGGAAGATGAGAAAGGGAATAGCGAGAGTCCTGCTCTAAGAAAAACTGGAACAAACTCATCTCTAACTAGGCCTAGATTTTCTATCAGAAATGTTATTGCAGGGTAACATCCCAGGATACTCATTCTGccactgttttattattattattattatttaaatttgtgcCACCAGATGTCCCTCTCATGTTGGATTTTTCTTAATGTAGTGTATTTATCTGGTTCAACagttcattgtttctttttttttattactattattttaatctttcaaCCTTATTTCCTCCCACACAGACCTATATCCAAAAGCTTTTAGTTTCTCCTCAATATTGTAAATGtcaggtttttaaaattttggtaTTATGGAGTACTTATCCACTAAAAGACTTCCACTGATCTGAGAGATTCAGTGGCTGTATTAATcctctttaaaaacattgtCTGAAAAGTAGGTGATGTCTATTTTGCTTTGTATcacgatttatttatttttttaacttgtgtGGTAGCTTTACAAGCCTTCCATTCAGCACCACTCCCCATCCATCTATGACTGTCAAAAACACgaagcatttttccttcaggTACCCGTTAACACCTGGAGCAAGTCCCCATCTCTCCCCTCCTACTGTTCAATGGCTGAAAGCCTAAAGATTAACAGCGACCATAACCACGACTGCCAAAGTCCTATCAGGAACAGATGCCTCTCAAAGGATTGTCTAGATCATTTTACCTAGAGTTTCCTTTCTGTCCCCAGTAGGGACATGACCTTAATTCATTGGGCTGGCTTTCATCCACACTCCCCATCACCAGCATGGCAATCTGGAGTTGCTAAAAGCTTTGTTATTGCACACAGATGGTGTGCAAATTCTcaaaagtaatttgaaataCCACAATGGTGCAACACTTCTGCAATAACAAAAGCATAGAGTACAAACCCAACTAGTGCATATCAAAGAAACGTGgaacaaataattaataaacGTTGTCACCACGACTAGAACGCAGCACTGCACCTTGAGGCCTGGTTTCAATGCTGGCTTTTATGCACAAGTCAGATTCAAGAAGAGAACTAGATACAGCCTTCACTGGTGAAACCCATCGCAAGACACTTCTCTTTTCATCATTCAGTAGTCACACTTCAGTAGTAAACAAGAAATTTTTCTTGCAGCAATTAatttgcaaaaagaaagctaaaaacaGTTCTCCAAGCACCAGAGGCCAGAATTCCATTGGAAAGCATcaaacatcaaaagaaatacTGGGGAGCCTGCATCCAACACCCTGCtcacaagaaaaaggaaaaaaaaatcactgaaagagGCCAGAAGCTTTTGAAGCAGCTGTCAACACAGATCCTTATTAATTTGGGACCGTTCTGCCACATGGGGTCGTGAAAAGCATGGCAGAAATCAAATGCAGCTACAGAAATAGAGGTCAACATTAAGAGAGCAGGGGCACAGGATTAGGAGTGCTCAGACTGGCTTACTGCACCTCCTGCCTGCACTGAAGAGCAAAGGTTTTGCATCAAGTCATGCTTCAACTCTGCGCCACAGCAGTTATTTCCATATAGAACATTTTCAGTGGACATTAACAGAAATAAGTGCACTCCTGCCCGAGCAGGATTAGCGTTAGTGACATGCAAAACATGACGGAGCATTATGAGGCCAGCGACACAATAGATTAGAAAGACCCTTGCCTTCACATGACTCATGACTTTCTTTTTTGGACATTCTTTCTTGTGCATTGATGCATTTTGACTACAACTGAGCTgttattttcagagctgttattttcagagctgtaaGAATAACCAGTCACATCGGAACTCCAAAATTATCAAATAATCTATGAAaggcatgaaaacaaaaaaaataaggccAAGATGCTATTCAGCATTATTATACTGTTGGCGTATACTATATACGATGGGTCTGCAAGCATCATCTTCCCAGGTCCTGAACTCATGTCCTCAACAGTATACGACAGAAATCATATGACTGCAGCAGAGTCTGAAAATAGACATTCAGTGCTcgttttttttaattccttaattAGTTTATATGCTGAACGACCACTGCAAGTATAGCCAGTTCTTTTGCTGATCAGTTCTTTTGCTCTCCCTTGCACTTGGACTCTAGAGATGCTTCCAACGCATTAGATCCAGGTTATTTCCTTTGTGTCTGCTAAATGTGAGTGAGTGGAAAGgtttcacagatttaaaaatcgTTACACAATTCCTTTTTAGATCACAAAGATAGCACCAGTACGTGCCATCAACTGTGCTACAGAGATCACATTTTCCATTCTGATACCAAAATATTGAAACAGGAACAAGTGACATGGTCACCTACTCAACAGGCAATTAAAACAACACAGCAAGAATAACTCTGGTATGCTCCTTGCAAGAGCACTCAACCTCCGTAACATTTGTATGATTTACGTACCACAGATACCAGTTACAGTTCTACTGTGCAGGTACCAATATTAAGGAATTCACATCAAGTTTCTCCTACGTTCAGTAAGCGTGTGTGAGTATTTATGGCAGAACATTTTTAGCTAATCTAACGTGATTCATTTGAATCATGTAGGATCCTTCCTACAGGATGCCAGCAGAAACCAAGTTTAAATTCAGAAGCCCTCTTACCCTCAGAATAAGATCTTTAATTGCTCCCCATGAATCTGTGCCATCAGAACATAAATATACAGAGACTGATtcagttgttttgcttttttagcTGGTGAACAATtagtttgttattttaatactaAGCCTGCATCATTAACAATGTCTAATATAGTCCTTCTAGACATGAACATTTGATGAAAGTAGTAAAATACAGCTTATCTATAAAGATAATGATCAAATCCAAATCAGCGTATTGGTAGGGAAGagagatttcattttgtgaCACATTTGTTACTCTAGAACTCTGAGAAACACTGAATGATGtctgtatctgtttttttttttcttttcctatattATTGAGGTCAGCATTCAAGATAAGTTAAAAAACTGCTGCTAATGCAAAATGTCCAAAGTGCTCTGCTTTttctatctaaaaaaaaaaaacaaaaaacacacaaaaaccaaaccaaccaaacaaaaaaccaccctgCAATTTCAACTAGCACTGGATTTTTAACATAAACATTAAGACAACGGAACAAAATTCAGCCTTCTTTCAGGAAATCcaaacaagcaaaggaaatgaGCTTCCTGAATCTGTCAATTACGAATGCAATTAATAGAATATTAATTTCTGACAAACTAATTCAGAACCAATCCAAGTGTAACAGAAGCAAACCTATGAAATGAAAGCGCTCTACAAATATTGTAACAActaatttttcttgttatttttgttgctgttgggAGGAGAATTGAATTATCCTCACTAGTTCACACATATTCAGATATACTCATGAGCCTTTAAACAAGACGTTACATACTTGGAATTCTCTGTATTTCCATTCATTAACTtatgggggtggggaggaagatggaaaataaaatagcactCTACCTTTGTGATGAGAATTCGGTACTTCTCCACCAGGTGATCGTTGTTATGacaccctgccagcagctgccacacTTCTCCTCTCAGGGCCTCAGGGACACCACTTCTCACCAGCGCTGACAATGTCTTTGGCCTGACACTCAGATTGAGGTGCCTGGGTGTAAAGGAAACCTTTGTTACTATTATCCAAGTACGTATAAATGAGTACATGAACAACAACTGATGTGCAACACCTAACATGACAAATGACAGGAAGCTCAAGATATTCAACATATTGTCAAGAGTAAGTGAAATTCTTCTGAAGAGtgaaaagttattaaaaaaaagatttagagaAGCACTCTGCAAACTCTTTCCTTGATTCctattaaatttaaatacaatatAAGCATAAACTATAAAACactcaagaaaacagaagtccaCAGCAAAAACTACAACTGGAGGACAGTACCACATTGTGTGAATCCCAAGCTCAAACTacacaaacaacagaaagagcTTGCAGAAGCACGTACTGCGCTCTGGTCCTTCTATGCCAGAGTGTGACCAGCTAACCTGTTTTGGTAGCAGAGCTATCAAAAAATCTTGCAGGGCTTTCTAACTGCCTCCATACATTTGAACAGCTTTCACTGTTACACAAGCTAGTCCcatctaaactttttttttttttgagtgaaacTGGTTGACAGCCCATAAATTACAGCACTGCAAGTTGTAAAAACTAAACTTAATTTATGCAGAAAGTGAAGCCGAACAGTCCATTTGTGGCTCAAACATTAAAATCCCAAAAAACAGTCCTTAAATCaaagaaatcatatttttttctacagttactgaaagaaaactgctttgtaAAATTATTAAGAGGACTGATAGACAAGCCAGGCAAAAACTGAACTTGTCAACATTGACTGCATTCTATTAATAAACTCGTGCTTAACAATCTTTATTAACAGTCTAACATACGTGGATGATAATTTTACACGTGCTGGGAATCCTTGTTGCCTTCCTCCTGTCTACAGTGTTCCCACACAATAACCTGGAGCCCAGCCATCCTGGACACTTAAATCAGCTCGTACCATAAAGTCCAccttcactttgttttctctaaaCAAAACCAACTATAATCAAGATAATATTTCTATAATAGTTACActcatatttatatacatttatatttacatacttatatttcctatttatatgaatatttatatcAAATACTCACTATACAAAATACTcaaatcacagaacagtttgcaAAGGCCTATTAAATGAAAGATTTACCTTAATCTTAGACCAAAATAAGTACAACAGTAGCTCTAATGAATACAGCCATGAGCTATAAGGCTGTGATCACACACTACTAGATTTTTCCAAACTATTTTGAGATAAAAAAACCTGACTCACCAGTTATAAAACAAGCCAGATATTAAGAAATCACAAAATACCAACACATTTAATTGCTATACAAATCTAACGATAGGATTCTAAAAACCTAGCATGAAACTACCTGAACTctgatttttatgattttcaaTCCTCTTATGTTAAAAGCTCAAGGATCATTACTTCCAAATGCTTATTGTTGGTTAAGAAGGAAAGCCCTTTAACACATATTAAAGCTGTTGTTGCCAGCATTAGCAAAGAAGCACTTCATATCCTCTTAAAGCtgccaaaacattttcaatggGAGTCAGGTGGCTTAATTATCTTTCAGCCCTTggaagaattacagaaaatgcaagttGAAAGAAACTTTCCCATAGCAGCAGATGCATAGAGCTCATCTGTTAACGATGTTCCTACAAGTctaggaaagggaagaaaaagggatcATGTATCTTTTTAGCACAGCCTTCCCCTTCTTACAAAGGTGTCCACATCAGACGTGCCCTTTCCTATCAAATTAGTGCAACACAGTAGTGCAAAACCAAATGGTAGCAAAAGCACTTATTTAAATAAGCACTAAGCAAtagcaaaaataagaaatattacCACGTTGTGATAACCTTAAATTAAAGGCTGATATGACCTCTTAGCCACGTCATTTTCCCTCATACAAAGTGCATGACTTCATTTAATCTCTGCTCTCCTACTCCTTAGATCTAATACTCTGTTAAGACCTTTGGTTGCTGTACACTCCTTGTCCTGCTCTTCAATAACATTAGGAAGCAGAAGGCAACAACTAAAGCAAGAGCTGAAATGTAGCACATTGGAGCTCAATCCAATGTTGTGCTTGTTGTCCtgttttgccaaaaaaaaaaaaaaaaaaagaatttttcagtAATTAGCATCACTTTCTTAAAACCGCTCAGGCTACTTCAAGGTGACTAAAAGATCCTTCACGAAGGGAAGGCAGGTGTTGCATTAGCAACTTGTCTGTTGAGAAACGTGCTCCTTGTAAATTGgcattttggaggaaaaaatagaagaactCATATACTTCCTTCTTGGCAGGCTCTGGAGCCATCTCACTtcagagaagggaggaaaagcatCTTCTGTCCAAGTACAAATCTCCTGTACTCTTAAGCTGCAGTTACTAAGATatgacagctgcagaaaaaatggCTGTGAACTACATCAGAATTACAGACAGGAATGGAAGTGATCtatgcaaaataaagacaaaagagctgcattttctttatattattaGTTTAGATTCTTCTTCCATAGAGTTCTAGTCAAGCTTACATATAAGTCACACACTTATTTTAAGAGATCAAAGAAGCTACAGAAGCAGCGTAAGTGAATTTCTGTACTGTATTTAAACATGcactcaaaaatgaaaatacttgaaacactctgaagaaatcagaaaacacaaagctggAGAATATGGAGTGTTCTGGGGATAAAAGAGGACTAAATCCATACTAATCTTAACCGGCTTCTGGAAATACGAAAAAATCCAGGCAGAAGGAGCAAACAGGCTGAGAATATtcacaattttaattttcagaatgcGATTTTGCAACTTACCATTTGGACAGCAGCTCTCCCCACGTCTCAAGAATTTTTTCTGCACACTCTTTGGAAACATCTCCAGAACCACTCAAGAGAGGTTCATCGTTGTCTGCCAGCAGAATAAAGGAGATGCTATGAGACCAAGAACCGTAACGCTACCTCTGCAGATATAAATATTGCTCTCCTAAGAATTCCTCATTTGTGGATGCACTGCTTGTGCACTCAACCCAGAAAAGCCAGAAGTCTTTTCAAAGGAGCACAGATGTgataaaacacagaagacaaGCTTTAACGTGAAATTCTGGTTAAAACATAAGGTAAAAAATTACCACAAGGGTGTCCAAACACCTGGACACAAGgacccagagaggctgtggaaacTCCATCATTGGAGGCTGTCAAAATACAACAGGACATCCCTAAACAACCTAACTAGCTGGATTCACACTGAGGCAGGACTAGAGACCTCCACAGGTCCTCTCCCATACAAGTACTTCTATTATTCTATCCCAGACTTTTGGACGATTACAAAAATTCTCAAAGAGCACAActttctgtataaataaaaaacaaaaaacaaccaaaaaaaccacaaactaaaataataaaaaagctaaaaagacaataaaagcaATATGGTTCCACTGACCAGCTGCAGGCTCAGCCCTGTTGTTGCAGATCCATGACAGTCCACAAGCTGTTTTAACTGTTTTGTAGTTTTACTTTGAAACCTGGTACTTTCTGATAACATCCCTGACTTAAAGTAAACAGCTTTTTGAACCAAACATTTTCaattgggggtggggggtgcaCAGATTTGCATAATTGCAGTAATTCTTTTTGAAACCAATATTAAACTGATGTACT
It encodes:
- the GPR21 gene encoding probable G-protein coupled receptor 21, with product MNSSLVGNQSGRPFCLLAISYLETINFCLLEVVVIVFLMVLIISGNIIVIFVFHCAPLLNHHTTSYFIQTMAYADLLVGVSCLVPSLSLLHYPIVLSESLVCQIFGYVVSVLKSVSMASLACISIDRYIAITKPLTYNTLVTPWRLRICILIIWLYSCLVFLPSFHWGKPGYHGDVFQWCANSWNTDPYFTLFIVVMLYAPAAFTVCFTYFNIFRICQQHTKEINERRVRFSSQDGETGEAQPCPDKRYAMVLFRITSVFYILWLPYIIYFLLESSNVYSNRVASFLTTWLAISNSFCNCVIYSLSNSVFQKGLKRLSGAICASCARQRVAKDSSTSRSKRSSNGCHV